One segment of Phragmites australis chromosome 13, lpPhrAust1.1, whole genome shotgun sequence DNA contains the following:
- the LOC133887779 gene encoding uncharacterized protein LOC133887779: MVSDQEIASCVESLLRGYAGGPGEASFAAVLQQAEAKLGMDLSQKAPFIRDQMDLFFGPRLQAPPPKAQTPPPQVTAAPLPQPQAQAQVLVQMEATPPQQMQQQLSALQPQLIFQAMANLPAVIPGATVPAVSSPPAVPAMAFYPPPPLAFRYTSGLGGAATGGTVSFQQPNPGVGGTASPTAGAQAASDNKESASKRKRGGPGGLNKVCAVSPELQTIVGETAMSRTQIVKQLWAYIRQNNLQDPDDKRKIICNDELRVVFETDSTDMFKMNKLLAKHITPLDPKDQVHEVKRMKTPTENPQPRPPINQPSFVISDALAKFIGTQGTVPQDDALKYLWDYIKANQLEDVITASILCDSKLQELFGCESIPISGLSEMLAHHFIKNT; encoded by the exons ATGGTGTCCGACCAGGAGATCGCCAGCTGCGTCGAGTCCCTCCTCCGCGGCTACGCCGGCGGCCCCGGGGAGGCCTCCTTCGCCGCTGTGCTGCAGCAGGCGGAGGCCAAGCTCGGCATGGACCTCTCCCAGAAGGCGCCCTTTATCCGCGACCAGATGGACCTCTTCTTCGGCCCGCGCCTCCAGGCGCCGCCGCCCAAAGCCCAGACCCCTCCGCCTCAGGTCACCGCGGCCCCCCTGCCGCAGCCTCAGGCTCAGGCTCAGGTCCTCGTCCAGATGGAGGCGACCCCGCCGCAGCAGATGCAACAGCAGCTCTCGGCGCTCCAGCCGCAGCTCATCTTCCAGGCCATGGCCAATCTCCCCGCGGTCATCCCCGGTGCCACCGTCCCCGCGgtctcctcgccgccggccgttcCCGCCATGGCGTTCTACCCGCCGCCACCCCTCGCTTTCCGCTATACCAGCGGCCTGGGTGGGGCCGCCACTGGTGGGACCGTCTCCTTCCAGCAGCCGAACCCTGGGGTTGGGGGCACTGCTTCCCCCACCGCTGGAGCGCAGGCCGCTAGTGACAACAAGGAAAG TGCTTCTAAGCGGAAAAGAGGTGGACCTGGTGGTTTAAATAAAGTATGTGCAGTTTCACCTGAACTTCAGACCATTGTTGGCGAGACTGCCATGTCAAGAACTCAG ATTGTCAAGCAGTTGTGGGCGTATATCAGGCAGAATAATCTTCAAGATCCCGATGACAAAAGGAAGATCATTTGCAATGATGAACTTCGTGTGGTTTTTGAAACTGACTCCACCGACATGTTTAAAATGAATAAATTGTTGGCTAAGCACATAACCCCTCTTGACCCAA AAGATCAAGTCCATGAAGTAAAAAGAATGAAGACTCCCACTGAGAATCCTCAACCTAGGCCTCCTATTAATCAACCCTCCTTTGTTATTTCTGATGCGCTAGCAAAGTTCATTGGGACACAAGGAACAGTGCCTCAAGATGATGCTCTGAAATACCTCTGGGATTACATAAAAGCAAACCAACTCGAG GATGTCATCACCGCATCAATATTATGTGATTCAAAACTTCAAGAGCTCTTTGGCTGTGAGAGCATTCCTATTTCAGGGTTATCAGAAATGCTTGCTCACCACTTCATCAAGAATACATAG
- the LOC133887778 gene encoding myb family transcription factor RLI1-like: MCDPQLFHGTAAGLSFHPGLVSSAPQQHGGTGGWLHEEYALTPRSVLTTQSSCVGSDTAAFFAAEHLLGMAPFDCPLGTTTLPAMTAAKTAPFGRSPEAEQLYRPIDPLLLRDNSVRTYYVRPQQRDAAEAPPALKLPLQHQRQQERVHGLFGNASAARHFGGEPQTHSFSPHVAASTLLPAREVPSMHSPMENLLSRGCNIGAPATHTSNVAAAPGQGAPSKTRIRWTQDLHERFVDCVNQLGGADIFSCCRVTLAEATPKGILKLMNSDGLTIYHIKSHLQKYRIAKYMPASTSEGKQEKRAAGNDVQNLDPNTGMQITEALRAQLDVQRRLHEQLEIQRNLQLRIEEQGKKLQKMFEEQLKASRTVMEPREELQGVGLGVAFPGVSEQEDDAFDDLQLLSVAGGGGYTDAGFPSKIS, encoded by the exons ATGTGTGACCCGCAGCTGTTTCACGGCACCGCCGCCGGGCTCTCCTTCCACCCGGGGCTCGTGAGCTCCGCGCCGCAGCAGCATGGCGGTACGGGCGGCTGGCTGCACGAGGAGTACGCCCTGACCCCGAGGTCGGTGCTCACGACGCAGAGCAGCTGCGTCGGCTCCGACACCGCCGCGTTCTTCGCCGCCGAGCACCTTCTCGGCATGGCGCCGTTCGACTGCCCTCTCGGAACGACGACACTCCCGGCGATGACGGCGGCCAAGACGGCGCCGTTCGGCCGgtcgccggaggccgagcagctcTACCGGCCGATTGACCCGCTGCTGCTCCGCGATAACTCGGTGAGGACGTACTACGTCCGGCCGCAGCAGCGGGACGCCGCGGAGGCGCCTCCTGCACTCAAGCTGCCATTACAGCACCAGCGGCAGCAAGAGAGAGTGCATGGGCTGTTCGGCAACGCTTCCGCTGCTAGGCATTTCGGCGGCGAACCCCAAACCCACTCCTTTTCACCTCAT GTTGCGGCGAGCACCCTTCTCCCGGCAAGGGAGGTGCCGAGCATGCATAGCCCGATGGAGAACCTGCTGTCCAGGGGTTGCAATATCGGTGCACCGGCGACCCACACCAGCAACGTCGCCGCCGCGCCCGGGCAAGGCGCGCCGAGCAAGACGCGGATCCGGTGGACGCAGGATCTCCACGAGCGGTTCGTCGACTGCGTGAACCAGCTCGGCGGCGCGGACA tcTTCTCTTGTTGCCGCGTGACActtgcagaggcgactcccAAGGGGATTCTGAAGCTGATGAACTCGGATGGCCTCACGATCTACCACATCAAGAGCCACCTTCAG AAATATCGCATAGCCAAATACATGCCAGCATCAACATCTGAAG GAAAACAGGAGAAAAGAGCCGCGGGAAATGACGTGCAGAATCTCGACCCAAACAC TGGGATGCAAATCACTGAAGCACTACGCGCCCAGCTCGACGTGCAGAGGCGTCTCCACGAGCAGCTCGAG ATCCAGCGGAATCTGCAGCTGAGGATCGAGGAGCAGGGCAAGAAGCTGCAGAAGATGTTCGAGGAGCAGCTCAAGGCGAGTAGGACCGTGATGGAGCCGCGGGAGGAGCTGCAGGGCGTCGGCCTCGGCGTGGCCTTCCCCGGCGTCAGCGAGCAGGAGGATGACGCGTTCGACGACTTGCAGCTGCTGTCcgtggccggcggcggcggctacaCCGATGCCGGGTTCCCGTCGAAGATAAGCTAG
- the LOC133888767 gene encoding uncharacterized protein LOC133888767, which translates to MEALLPSSISPKISTILQSHVYPRVGHVFRVLARFKSLLLDALGKTKSGERRRTSSSKHAISYRSRSEKRTKITSFMKPHLTWSGSSSAWAEELDANHVCSCYESTWNAVVPAPAAVEGGRGDGTAEYCGYLCWLVEEVPDEVLVVEEAGEDVDGVNGVNEIDRLAEKFIARCHAKFLLEKQESYRRYQEMMARSMRRISIWSAGAHDLVF; encoded by the coding sequence ATGGAGGCACTGCTTCCGAGCTCGATCTCGCCAAAGATCAGCACCATCCTCCAATCCCACGTCTACCCACGAGTCGGCCACGTCTTCCGCGTCCTCGCGAGGTTCAAGTCCTTGCTCCTTGACGCCCTCGGCAAGACGAAGAGTGGTGAGCGAAGAAGGACCAGCAGCAGTAAGCACGCCATCAGCTACCGCTCGAGGTCGGAGAAGAGGACCAAGATCACCAGCTTCATGAAGCCGCATCTCACCTGGTCCGGCAGCTCGTCTGCTTGGGCGGAGGAGCTGGACGCGAACCACGTGTGTTCGTGCTACGAGTCGACGTGGAACGCGGTGGTTCCGGCTCCCGCCGCGGTGGAGGGCGGCAGAGGGGACGGAACGGCCGAGTACTGTGGGTACCTGTGCTGGCTTGTGGAGGAGGTGCCAGATGAAGTACTGGTTGTGGAAGAAGCAGGGGAAGATGTCGACGGCGTGAATGGCGTGAATGAGATCGACAGACTCGCGGAGAAGTTCATCGCGAGGTGCCATGCGAAGTTCCTCCTGGAGAAGCAGGAGTCGTACCGGAGGTATCAGGAGATGATGGCCAGGAGCATGCGAAGAATTTCGATATGGTCTGCAGGGGCGCACGACTTGGTTTTCTGA